acttaattttcacactatttttgcaagagaaaaaacaacaacaaaccgttccagcaaattgaacgaatatttcgtgcaatatgtcgttcaacaagcgctcaaaaaccaacaaaattgaacggcctgctgagagggatcaaagagagacggaaatcatcgcaacaacaaaaacccggcatggctcatttaacatagaatcgacaccagtgcgagagcgaatttctctcgatgacatttctgagaatcaaaggttagcacactgctgtggggatcttctctgaagcaacaaacggtcgcttattctcgttccgcgatccgattctatacaggtagttgataattgcaatagaatcattttactattgccgcttattctaattatgtgcatataacctttgtacaagttgtgtctatggaaaagtatgtgaatgctccacacaagggttttgaaatattgcaacctagtatgagaatcatcaagttgaataatcgattcgattttctgcggtaATTGTCaatttgcgattctctcttgggaaattccacacagcaacgatcattatcagactgtaaatttttttaagggcgtaaaatactctgagtatgaaatggagcaaagaaatgtagcaaaattctctcacggttcatgcattgagagactcgagttcttgtagcatcttctaccggattgaaaatgttgtatacaatacagatagcaatatagcagcttccgtcaaattttcggcaatcaccaacactgattcttGCAGTTCATTGGTTGCTATAAGGATATTTTAAGAGGGGAGGTGTAGTAAGTGTTTGTAGTAAGGAGGAATTTGAGGAAAAATGTTTGCCCCAAAGATGAACGTAAGGATATTTATACACGTGAAAGGATAACAAGTGTATAAGAAATAAAGAAGCTCTTAGTgaaaaattccgacaaaaatcgatgcaatcttcaattgaatcgattcgctctctgtattagttagtaagttagtatataagttccttttccccattacacaatacaagtaggtttagaattttcccttcacaaaaatctcagaattgcggaagcaaataatgccctcatggtaataaccaaatcatatatatataatagggctgaaagtcaccacttgtggctgaacacccaatttaaattttaataatttatttttaactcatattccaataaatagttatttaaaaaaaaagctcttagtgaaattgtttgtaacgacatgattccataacaactcatcaaattatcatcaaacttTTCATAGGTACTTTTTGTACTTCAGAGGGGATCATGAgggtattttttaatttttcttgacAACTTGCAGAGGTGAACAGAAAGGTGGAGGTTGTAGTAAGTACCTCTAAAAGGGTGATTTActgcaaaatttatcttattcgtCGATAACAAGAGAGAATTTAGGCTAGGAGGAGGGagtcttgaaaatcaattttcatatcccatattttgtaaaacaagagagagGCAAGAATTTCGATGTcgtgctagatagtattgctattgTTAATGAAacgcaaaatttttaaaataatttcaagaaaTTTGATTCCATTTTGTCCGAAAATTCAACTGTATGTAAGTTTCAGTATAACTaagaaacaactaaacgaatcatcACCAAGCTTGGTAAAAGtataatcgatactttttgatgagaacAGTTACTTTCTATATTACTCAGAGGTGATCATAAGAGAGCAGAAATGctcagcagatcatcagactcgaccttctccgattcggatgaaactttgcacatggcttcagtatggcaaaacataagttttgaaccgattgagaggtcaattcgactcaagactgatttttaaaaagagcgtatgtatttttgcatttcacaaaaatttcctttttcaaatcgttgtaactcggaaaccgttaattgtacaaaaatggcgttcaggaagaagttgtagggaatcgattgggcactctaaaaacaatttacactgaaaaaaaaattgattttttttctcaataattacaaaataatccgaaaattttttttattgaactttttcggattattttctaattattgagaaaaatatcataaagtttgttcagtgtatattttttttagaatgcccaatcgattccctacaatttcttcctgaacgccatttttgtacaattaacgttttctgagttacaacgatttgaaaaaggcaatttttgtgaaatgcaaaaatacatacgccctttttgaaaatcaatcgtgagtcggattgacctctcaatcggttcaaaacttatggttatcTTTCTGCGGCCTTGCCTTCACGGAACATATCCGAGCAACgctgggtaattcagctagttttcATATATTTCATATAAACAGATGAGTTTTCCGAGTAAGggaattttatatttcatcTCTCAATCATTGGCCGAATATATTATTATCGATGAATAACAAGTAGCATTTCAGAATAAATTACTCCtatacgaatacgaataaggAACTATTATTGAAGACAATTGATGAAGCGAGCACAAAGTTTGAAAATGGATCGATAGTGATtaataatcaaaataatgtTAGCTATGCtgtaaagtctgttgaaaagtaGCTGAAAAAATGTTGAGTTGGATTTGATTCCGGTCATCATCACCGTTTTATTCAGACATCGATGAACATATCGGAATGGACTTCTGATGTTCTTAAGAACAGTTTCGAATTGAACTCTGGATCTCTTTATGGCACAAACTCATTTCAACTTTTTATCCGTTTCCAAAAAACTACAGATagaattgaataaaaattcaaaagcaaaaaaaatattgatacgaaatttttatttaaatacggAATACgaacctgtttttttttctatatttttccAATTCTAAAACATTGGTTTATTAATTAAACTGAACAGAATGTATTGTGACGCTGCCACTGATTGTTAATGCAAACGGATACAGAAATGTTCTAGAGCTgccgatttcaatattttagatcGGCGCCGCATTGATCTAGTGGAAACCAACAAGAGAACCATCGATCTTACCACAATTTAAATTCCCTATTTGAATTAACTGTTTATGATAAAACGCTGATGACTCGGTGATATGTTCGGACAATATGAATTGTTTTGCGTATATATTTTCATTAATATATTTGACGACTTTTTGTCGCTATTATCGTAATAAATAGGTCTTTATCATCTGAGTCTATAATAGGTATTTTTAACAATTATTCTACGTatctacgacaaatttgtaattTAGAAGCATTTCCTTCGATTAGTTTGAACAATAGCTCTTATTTAATCACTAAAATGTGAATATAGGCtgagaacgccttcagtatatcgaatatctTCTGTCGCATAGGACTTAAATATGTGTTTATGTTGCAACTACTCTAAAGATGTTCTAAGTCGGAttgtatttatttcaatataaaacGAATGTACTTTCTTTGTATCACTGGAACCCACGTTTTTAAACTGTTGAATCTATTCGTAATTTGATAGTGGGGAATTATTTTCCTTTTTCAGCCAATCATTTAGCACTCGAAATATGAGTTTCGTTGTCTATGCCATTGATTAAAAGTGCATTCAGTTCCACCATCCTTCATAACAGTGGGTTACCGAACTTATGGATCAACCGAAAATGTTATTCACCAAACTGTTGAAACCATTACTCAGTGTGGATAGGATGCCTTCGTCGGGTGGTGAGGAGTTACTGCCGCTAGTTTGGGCAGCCGGAACGGCTAATTGCGGACGATACTGCGACGGGGAAGATTGTACGGGGCGGTAGTAAGCTCCATCGTTACGCTGTAAGATACGACGAAAAAGTGTTATTTACATTGTTCGATGCAGGACGGTGACATATAATGCTAGAACAATTCGAACAAGCTAGTGCTAAAGACGAATAAGTCGTACGCGCGCATACTTATAGCGGTCTTTCACATATGATACAATTGCTGTCTTTTTTACCACAATCTTTAGGGAACTATACTGACAATTAAATTTCAAAATACATTTGTTCGCAATTGAAACCAGCACCTCAtcctagtaaaaaaaactttttttgcagttccatgactattttgtaacaatattattttcgaaggtTTTAAATACCGCGCCAAATGTTAATATGGCTACCTTAATATAAGCCGTTTTAACAGCAcatttacaaccacaaatgcacttTCGCCATTTTGAAATTAGTTAGTTGTTATAACGGAATGCCCTAACTGCATACAGTttcaagtacgattcagacgttcAGTCAACTTCCGTCAACGTTAACGGGACTTTGCCGGTAGTTCAGATAATTGAAACGTATACACGTTCCGGACGTAAAAACGTTCAGTGAGTTAGACATAATGTGAAGGACTGAGGCCAATGTGTTTTAGAGTGATTTAGAAAGctatttcacgcttcaaatctgattttctcagaaacggtgacgaatatcaaacacccaactgacaatctcttagtttagattattctgtgaaaatttcagaatgattcattgactttagcggtcgggaaagtcatttttctgaaggaagaattgcatagctgaaaacgacaactttcaacttgttcattgaatatctcgccttcaaaagcatggatcaaaaatctatcctgacaatgtctagataattcaatttagatgcgattagtgcataaaaacatatatgttgtcgcgataaaaaaatgaagtgaaagttacttttgtgaaggtaagtcgatttctgtggcggcgccattttagttccctggtaacgtaacgaaacatgagagagaaataaaatcggctcaaaaaggctgccaaacgagCGGTAGCTTTCTtgaattttatgtgatgtagtcaaacttgtaaccgaaaatatcaaaactttcttggcaacCCGGCCACATTTgcaagagagcatggagagaaatgtaatatgcacagcgagccacgtggttttacgcgacctactggcttaAACCCTTAATAAGTGCTACAGACAGCCTTAAGTTGCGTCTTATCGAGAGTTTCTGGGCCAACCTGAAGCATAAGATCTACTCCAACAATTGTGTCGCGAAAACTGAGGAAATTGATAGATAAAACGAATCAAGAACTGAAAAACATGCCTACACTCATGTTTTCGACCGCCATGACGAATGTTCCGATTAACTGCCGCCTGCCGGAAGGCCACTCGTAAGGGCGTAGATTTTTGTTTGACAGTGAGCTTTAATAATTACCTTCCATgagaaaagtcaattttttaatGCATACTTTAGTAGCCAGACGAGTCAAAGATTGGTGGAACCGGTTAAactatctccgaaaaaattgagcgtatagaaaaaaaaaagtgcggTTTGTCGATTATGTCACTCATACGATAACTACTCCACAAACGGGGGTGTCAGGTatgtgatcttcgaacttgatccacaactcaatagtagcttgaGCCCAagcctgatgaaattaaaattgtctaaagtcgatttttccagcaattctttaTCCTTTCCAGAAAGGCATCAGTTATAACGTTATCAATTTTTTCGCGGTGGTCATGGCGTAAACAGTCAAGTGTAGTGACGTTCGATGGTTTGCTCATAAACGAATTTCGTgccaaatcgtattcggagttgactttctggacatgtagacttctCTACAAAAAGCAACTTTCCATTGGTCTAGACTGCTTTTCAATAAGAACCTaacattttacctttctcatatagaaaggatatgcaatcactgtgaaaaccgactttacaactgaAGCTCGGAAGACCGAGTGtcgtatactattcgactcaactcatcgagatcacaaaatgtgtttgtgtgtgtgtgtgtgtgtgtgtgtgtgtgtgtgtgtgtgtgtgtgtgtgtgtgtgtgtgtgtgtgtatgtatgtctaTATGTATATGAAGAATAGCTCCAAAATCGGAAcatatttcgatttctcagcaacggattaaccgattttcacaattcatggttcaaattaaagttctcattgacttaaaagatactgtgcaatttcatcctggtccgacttccggttccgaaattatgttgcgatgagtgtcaaaattttcaaaccgtcaAACAAAATGACGATTCAAAACCGGTTGGTACGGAAGATGAAAACACCATTGCCTTGGCTCCGTTCGTAGCGTGTCTCGTTCAATTtcgtagggtctaaacgatgaaaaaagtcATCATTTTTACGATTATTTTCCAGAAttgtcgttcaacaaaataaattcaaatgttttgcatgataaaaagcatcattcgaacaacgttTTGTAATTCTTTCGtgtaaaaatattgagaaataagaagaggtgaagaggtatttttgaggacgcttcttaaaaatcatgatttgcggtgtccactgtatctcagcgcagactaatccgaAGTGAACAAATAAATGCAacgtagttagagtagaagtttttctagacgtttctgtttgaattttgaaagtttttttaatttttggtggttgttcaaagtgaaaactacgatttttcacgaaaaaatccaccatttaaaaatataaaatagttgcactatttatgtaccatttaattccactatttcactgtcacgttattacactttcacagcgtcactacactttaatgaagcctaacgaacgttacaatacaggtacgcgtatttcggaatgttatttacagttATAAACTTATATCATAAgttataaacttataaaaccgatacactgaagaaggatgtaaataacattccgaaatacgcgtatctgtattgtaacgtttgttaggcttcattaaagtgtagtgactttgtgaaagtgtaataacgtgacagtgaaatagtggaattaaatggcacataaatagtgcaactattgaatatattccgctaataggtccaggtaaaaataggtataaaatatagttttttgtctataaaataaatggaaaccattcattactccagggagctcgtatggtctaacattttcaaaaaatcatattttttctttataatttattataatgaaacatttcaagaatgtattgttaagttttaaagtcaatcgaagtagaaatcttgagcCTGTGCACCgacctcttgcttcttcgtagaatgagatagccatagataacggcccataacttccaaaatttcgttccaataggcttgaaaatttcacagaatattcttaaaatgttttactataagaaaatataaagaaaataacaaatgatttttaaaaagtgttagactctacccgccccttaaggatCCAGTCAATTACTGTAAAGTCTCGCTCTAGGGCGCGGAAGCATTATTGTAAATGGCTTATAAAACAtaagttttaaaaataatttgatcCATTGAttcatcatttgtttttttttgcctttccatTCGAAATAAGGTCACATTGCAATGCAAACGTTACATAAAAATATCACAAGTATTACTGCATTACTTTGACAATGTACTCaacaaaaatcaaaagtttTTGAGATTAAATTATGATAACTCGATGCAGATTTGGTCGGTGATTACTTAACGAATAGTGAAACAATAAATTTGTACTCATTCGAAAGATGTAAAGAATGTGATAGATTATTCTACATCAATTGAATAAAGATAAATGAATTacaaccagaaaaaaaaattcgaagatTACGGACGAGATCCACTTACACATACTACCCGAAACATGTATATATGTACAACTAATTTCGCGATCTCAACTATCTGTTCCAGCACAAAATAATATACCAAGTATTAGTAACAAAAGTAAAACATATTTACAGTGGTTTCCAAAACCCATGCAGCAATTAAACGAAGACTAGTCGATCGTTATGCTCCGCAGCTGGGCGTACTTCCGAACCAGTTGAACCGATCATTTGTTCTTTTCCGATTGTGCTGATTTCCGCTTCTGTTGTCAATGGGGCAGTGATTGTTAATGTTGACATAGTTGTGCTAATGGTGCTTTTTATTGCATCGGGCCGAGCTAGGGAAGCGAATGCGGGCGTCTTTTCGACTGTTGGCGATACGACATCGATACGCTCATGTTGGGCGGATTCAGTGGATATTGACTGTTAATGGTGATTGTTATAGGGTTTTAAGTGATTAACAAACAAGTACGGCTGAAATTGATCGGTTAGGGGAAAAGTAAAGTGACAAAACAAAGTTAGTGGACCAAAACCATGTGCCGGATTCAACCGTCGTCCGTGCGATCAGAAAAGGAAATAATTAGTGTTAAATATTTACATTGTGGGAGCTTTGTCTCATCGACAGCTTACCTTTGACGGTTGCATGGTTACGTTAAGCAATGTCGGATGTTGTTCCACTACCATGAAATCAACATCTCTGGGAACGAAACCATCGGCGAACACCTCCAGTTTGTACACACCGGGCATCAGTATTCTCCAAAACTCGCCATACTTGGTAGTGACAAATCCGACGTCTCTACCTTTGATCTTCAGCTGTGCCCGTTCAATTGGACTACCGTTGGGATCGACGATAAAACCTTGTACGCCACGGTGAGCCTCAGCGAGGAATTTAATCAACGATAGTTGATTGTCGTCCCAGTACTTACGCAGTTCATACGCTGGAGGGAACTTGCAGCATGATACCTCCAGTGTAACCTCCATGCATCCGTGCCACACGTAGTTGAAGTCCTGCATTCCCCCGGTCAATGGATACCAAGCCGCTCCGTTTGTAATTCCGTTCTCGAAGGAAGGCGAAGCTGACTTGCAGGCTACTCCTCGAGACATCTTGGCGTGATTGTTGGAGTAAGTCAACGAAAGATGCTTGAATACGTCGTCATCTGGAGTCAGCGAGGGTTGCTGAACGTAGCTATTGAACACTGAACTCAGGAGGGGTCATGTTGGAGAACGCAAAAAATAGAAGAAACATATGAGAATACGAATATTCAAACGATTGAAATAAGCGATGAATCAAATCTCACCGGCACAAGTTGACGAGGATCGACAAATCTCTGTTCCCGTGTTAGCATGAGTTTAAATAAAATCAAGTATTTGGTTTTCTAAACTAATTTATATACTTACTAGCATTTGGAGTGTTGTCGTATGGATAACTGGCAACTAGGGCACCACCATGCAATGAACCACTGAGAATGAACTGGATCTTAGATATCCACTCCTTCACTGCTTCCGTTTCTGGTTGAGATCGTTTATTATTCTGTTTGAAATAATCGGGGAAGTTCCGGTTTAAATCAAACCCTCGTGAATTGTAGCGCCCTTGGCCGCCATCGCATGTGCCCTCCTTGGAAGCGGCATACCCATCCGGATTCAACGAAGGCAAGATATGAATCCTAGTGTTATCCAGCAACCACTTAATATAAGGATCGCTAGTATAACTCGTAATCAGGTACTGTATTAGATGAAGCAGCAGTTCGCGCCCAACAGCTTCGTTTCCGTGAATGTTTCCGATATATTTAACATCCGGTTTACCGAGCATGTGTTCGTACGGGGAAGCTGAAACGACCATCACCCATAAATCGCGGCCTTGAACGGACTTGCCGATGGAATACAACGCCGTTAGATTAGGATATCGAGCTGTCGTCGCTCTCAGATATCTGGTCATATCCTCATGATTATGATAAACAAAATCCAGGGATGACGTATCCGGTCGGTAAGCTCGCGGTTCATCTTTGCCCCCGTATCCAGCCGGTGTTTGAGCATATGGAGATGCAAAATCTTGCCGATCGTTACTGGCAATACTCAACTGATCGATTGTTGGAACTTGAATAGCAAACGTGACCCCAGTACACAGCACAACGGCAAACAGCACGCACGGTTTGTACGACCACATTTTAGCTTAGGTGATCTGTAAAATAAAGAAGAAGAACACAATCAGCTCACTGCCATTAACTCATCTACAGGGAATGCTTTTTTCTTGGTTTCATGCGAAGAATTCCAATTGGTGACAATGACCGTGAGCCAATGCACTTGAAAATCGTTTCAGACTAGTTTGTATACCAGACACAAACGCGGAACCAGTTTATACCTGCCGACGAGATTTTAAGTCGTTCACATGGTGTTAGCAACGAAGTCAGTTTTATTTCACGAATCAAATTAACTAGCAAGACGAGACGCTTTGTTTTCTTGATACAGAAAGGCTACGTAATCACTGAAATAAACGACTTTTTAACTGAGACCTGGAGGGccagaaaaagtttttgaatcaggatccgacttttatcaggatccgacttcttgGTTCGGAATTACAAAATACTGTGCACTCAAGTTTCTCCTGGATAGCTAAATCGATTTCCACCAATGAAGCTTCTTATGGTCCCATGGAAAATGTCGAATTTTTTTTGGAGCTCCCATTTCCAGAATCACAAAGTTAAAAGTATTGACCATTTCAATTTTAAGAAGTAGtagtcaaatatttcaaaatggattCTCCTTCGATTTCACTTACATGGCTGTTTAGCTaagaacttagtttcaaacgaaaGAACAAATTAAATCAAAATACGACATGTGAAATCTTCAGAGCTTGGTTTAAGACTTTTCATAATTGTAGGTCCTGTTAGTTGTTGGTCCCTGTTTCCATTTATTCCGTATCACAACGATCGAAAAATCTCGAGAACGGCCATACATCAATTTTTCCTTCGAACATTTCtaggaaaggcatcatcacaccactaaagGTGAATTGGAACAggtttttgcatttctcatttAGAAAAGTAAAACTCGATTTTTAAACCGATGCTCAGAGGGCCAAGTGtaatatacaattcgactcagttcgtcgagtacgcaaaatgtctgtatgtgtgtatgtgtatcagaattttattcgaatccgacttccgattccggagttacacAGTGATATGcgcacaaaaatgaaaataagttcaCTAACTTTGctgagagatggctggaccgatttccaaacactaagattcaaatgaaagatgtcTGTGTCTCATACAAAGTACCTAAAATATATCTTTCCGACCTCCGGCTACGGAATTGCAGGtaaattagtgtaaaaaaatcctatttcaaatttcaacttcacttttctcaaagatgacaatttttcaacaattttatgtttaaatgaatggtctcaacccaagtagcacacaTTGTTCTTGTATTGTATTCCTTAACACTTCTAGTAACGATTGTGAaattggaaaagcgcactttgtttgtatgatgtgcaactagtttcttgtttgatatgtttcactgcagtaatatttgttatgATAAAGCCGGAAATAAAGTGTTAAAATGAACATAGTGTACAGTCAGTTAATAACACCGAGATAGAACATAATCCTTACAGGTGTTTGAGAtgttttcacaagcagtaatacaaatgattttcacattttttacaaAAACACTTGAAATCTCTTGTCTAACGTATCCAAACAaaataaccgttctgtagcaatcgtgaaacatgccaattttaacatgttttaattgctacttgggaagatTCCATACAATACTCcctaattttatccggatccgacttccagttgggtaaagtgtgttaaaattttataccgttacttaaggggcgggtagggtctaacatttttgaaaaatcatttattattttctttatagtttcttatagtaaaatatttgaagaattttctgtgaaatttttaagcctactggaacgaaactctggaagttatggacctctatctatggctatctcattttaCGAAAAAGCaaaagctcggcgcacaggcccaagatttctacttcgattgatttcaaaacttgacaaaacattctcgaaatgtttcattataataaattataaaagaaaaaaaaatgattttttgaaaatgtcagaccctggagtaattaattgtttccaatgattttatagacaaaaatcgtcattcaaaaactactgcaccatttttttcaaattttgcacatacttcgtacataaaaataaccagaccccaacgatttccttttcgttgtttgttactttggggaagctttaacagctacaaaatggcggattttttcgtgaaaaatcgtagttttcactttgaacaaccaccaaaaattaaaaaaaatttaaaaaatcaaacagaaacgttggggtctagaaaaacttctactctaactatgctgcattcatttgttcacttctgattagtctgcgt
This genomic window from Malaya genurostris strain Urasoe2022 chromosome 1, Malgen_1.1, whole genome shotgun sequence contains:
- the LOC131425339 gene encoding carboxypeptidase D isoform X3; translated protein: MWSYKPCVLFAVVLCTGVTFAIQVPTIDQLSIASNDRQDFASPYAQTPAGYGGKDEPRAYRPDTSSLDFVYHNHEDMTRYLRATTARYPNLTALYSIGKSVQGRDLWVMVVSASPYEHMLGKPDVKYIGNIHGNEAVGRELLLHLIQYLITSYTSDPYIKWLLDNTRIHILPSLNPDGYAASKEGTCDGGQGRYNSRGFDLNRNFPDYFKQNNKRSQPETEAVKEWISKIQFILSGSLHGGALVASYPYDNTPNAKICRSSSTCAVFNSYVQQPSLTPDDDVFKHLSLTYSNNHAKMSRGVACKSASPSFENGITNGAAWYPLTGGMQDFNYVWHGCMEVTLEVSCCKFPPAYELRKYWDDNQLSLIKFLAEAHRGVQGFIVDPNGSPIERAQLKIKGRDVGFVTTKYGEFWRILMPGVYKLEVFADGFVPRDVDFMVVEQHPTLLNVTMQPSKRNDGAYYRPVQSSPSQYRPQLAVPAAQTSGSNSSPPDEGILSTLSNGFNSLVNNIFG
- the LOC131425339 gene encoding carboxypeptidase D isoform X2, whose product is MWSYKPCVLFAVVLCTGVTFAIQVPTIDQLSIASNDRQDFASPYAQTPAGYGGKDEPRAYRPDTSSLDFVYHNHEDMTRYLRATTARYPNLTALYSIGKSVQGRDLWVMVVSASPYEHMLGKPDVKYIGNIHGNEAVGRELLLHLIQYLITSYTSDPYIKWLLDNTRIHILPSLNPDGYAASKEGTCDGGQGRYNSRGFDLNRNFPDYFKQNNKRSQPETEAVKEWISKIQFILSGSLHGGALVASYPYDNTPNAMFNSYVQQPSLTPDDDVFKHLSLTYSNNHAKMSRGVACKSASPSFENGITNGAAWYPLTGGMQDFNYVWHGCMEVTLEVSCCKFPPAYELRKYWDDNQLSLIKFLAEAHRGVQGFIVDPNGSPIERAQLKIKGRDVGFVTTKYGEFWRILMPGVYKLEVFADGFVPRDVDFMVVEQHPTLLNVTMQPSKSISTESAQHERIDVVSPTVEKTPAFASLARPDAIKSTISTTMSTLTITAPLTTEAEISTIGKEQMIGSTGSEVRPAAEHNDRLVFV
- the LOC131425339 gene encoding carboxypeptidase D isoform X1, producing MWSYKPCVLFAVVLCTGVTFAIQVPTIDQLSIASNDRQDFASPYAQTPAGYGGKDEPRAYRPDTSSLDFVYHNHEDMTRYLRATTARYPNLTALYSIGKSVQGRDLWVMVVSASPYEHMLGKPDVKYIGNIHGNEAVGRELLLHLIQYLITSYTSDPYIKWLLDNTRIHILPSLNPDGYAASKEGTCDGGQGRYNSRGFDLNRNFPDYFKQNNKRSQPETEAVKEWISKIQFILSGSLHGGALVASYPYDNTPNAKICRSSSTCAVFNSYVQQPSLTPDDDVFKHLSLTYSNNHAKMSRGVACKSASPSFENGITNGAAWYPLTGGMQDFNYVWHGCMEVTLEVSCCKFPPAYELRKYWDDNQLSLIKFLAEAHRGVQGFIVDPNGSPIERAQLKIKGRDVGFVTTKYGEFWRILMPGVYKLEVFADGFVPRDVDFMVVEQHPTLLNVTMQPSKSISTESAQHERIDVVSPTVEKTPAFASLARPDAIKSTISTTMSTLTITAPLTTEAEISTIGKEQMIGSTGSEVRPAAEHNDRLVFV
- the LOC131425339 gene encoding carboxypeptidase D isoform X4; the encoded protein is MWSYKPCVLFAVVLCTGVTFAIQVPTIDQLSIASNDRQDFASPYAQTPAGYGGKDEPRAYRPDTSSLDFVYHNHEDMTRYLRATTARYPNLTALYSIGKSVQGRDLWVMVVSASPYEHMLGKPDVKYIGNIHGNEAVGRELLLHLIQYLITSYTSDPYIKWLLDNTRIHILPSLNPDGYAASKEGTCDGGQGRYNSRGFDLNRNFPDYFKQNNKRSQPETEAVKEWISKIQFILSGSLHGGALVASYPYDNTPNAKICRSSSTCAVFNSYVQQPSLTPDDDVFKHLSLTYSNNHAKMSRGVACKSASPSFENGITNGAAWYPLTGGMQDFNYVWHGCMEVTLEVSCCKFPPAYELRKYWDDNQLSLIKFLAEAHRGVQGFIVDPNGSPIERAQLKIKGRDVGFVTTKYGEFWRILMPGVYKLEVFADGFVPRDVDFMVVEQHPTLLNVTMQPSKPYLFVNHLKPYNNHH